A genome region from Bactrocera dorsalis isolate Fly_Bdor unplaced genomic scaffold, ASM2337382v1 BdCtg316, whole genome shotgun sequence includes the following:
- the LOC105221906 gene encoding cleavage stimulation factor subunit 2, translating to MADKNSEQSIMDKSMRSVFVGNIPYEATEEKLKEIFSEVGPVLSLKLVFDRESGKPKGFGFCEYKDQETALSAMRNLNGYEIGGRTLRVDNACTEKSRMEMQQLLQGPQIENPYGEHCDPDQAPEIITKTVASLPPEQMYELMKHMKLCIQNNPSESRQMLMLNPQLAYALLQSMVVMRIVDPQAALGMLFKANQMPPVLGGNPLSGNVQSQSISSNIMQQSQPQPTQPPPIVGGPPMPVPGPNFNVMQGGDIDLRAMGGPGLGGPSNLDPRQMDPRMARNIDQDMRAMPNPVPPPHMDPRAQRQMPPQQVNPQPSFPTDPRQRQIDPRLRGNAAGPPGIPGPTMSQQQQTAQQQLQNRLASNCGIPNDATDQEKAALIMQVLQLSDEQISQLPPEQRASILVLKEQIAKSTQR from the exons ATGGCGGATAAAAATTCCGAACAAAGTATTATGGACAAGTCCATGCGATCAGTTTTCg TGGGCAATATTCCGTATGAAGCAACGGAGGAGAAACTTAAGGAGATTTTTAGTGAAGTGGGACCGGTCCTCTCACTCAA GCTAGTATTTGATCGTGAAAGTGGAAAGCCTAAAGGTTTTGGGTTTTGTGAATACAAAGATCAGGAAACGGCTCTTAGTGCAATGCGTAATTTAAATGGTTATGAAATCGGTGGTCGTACACTACGTGTAGACAACGCTTGTACTGAAAAGTCTCGCATGGAGATGCAACAGCTGCTGCAAGGTCCACAAATTGAGAATCCCTATGGTGAACATTGTGATCCAGATCAGGCACCAGAAATTATCACAAAGACCGTGGCATCTTTGCCACCAGAGCAAATGTATGAGTTGATGAAGCATATGAAGCTTTGTATACAAAACAATCCTTCAGAATCTCGTCAAATGTTGATGTTAAATCCACAACTTGCATATGCTTTATTGCAATCAATGGTTGTAATGCGCATAGTTGACCCGCAAGCAGCATTG GGAATGCTGTTCAAAGCAAATCAGATGCCACCTGTACTTGGTGGAAATCCGTTGTCTGGAAATGTACAATCGCAAAGTATATCATCAAATATTATGCAACAATCACAGCCACAACCAACGCAGCCGCCGCCAATAGTTGGAGGACCCCCAATGCCCGTACCCGGTCCGAATTTCAATGTAATGCAAGGTGGTGATATTGATTTACGCGCTATGGGTGGTCCTGGTTTAGGTGGACCCAGCAACCTGGATCCAAGGCAAATGGATCCGCGCATGGCACGAAATATTGACCAAGATATGCGCGCTATGCCGAATCCCGTACCGCCACCACACATGGATCCACGTGCACAGCGGCAGATGCCACCACAACAGGTTAATCCACAACCGTCTTTCCCAACGGATCCTCGACAACGACAAATCGACCCCCGACTTCGTGGAAACGCAGCTGGACCACCGGGCATACCAGGTCCCACTAtgtcacagcaacaacaaacagctcAGCAGCAGCTGCAAAATCGTTTAGCTTCGAATTGTGGCATACCAAACGATGCAACGGATCAGGAAAAAGCCGCACTTATTATGCAAGTGTTACAACTATCGGATGAGCAGATTTCGCAATTACCACCGGAGCAACGCGCCAGTATTTTGGTACTAAAGGAGCAGATCGCAAAGAGCACACAGCGTTAA